A genome region from Acidobacteriota bacterium includes the following:
- a CDS encoding exo-alpha-sialidase, producing the protein MPEKVILTIGTKKGVFVAESSKARGRFALRGPFGQGVAVYSTLIDTRGKPRIYASSCNPFFGMKVLVSTDLGKKFKETKSAPAFPKEDGRALANIWSLEPGDGKNDLWCGVEPASLFRSGDGGDTWEMVEGISNHDHARKWQPGNGGLCLHTIVRSGNRVHLGISTGGHYLSEDGGKTFTASNKGVGAGFNPDPYPEFGQCVHKIVAPKAAPGRMYMQNHGGWADWEGPGGKRPDIGVLRSDDYGKSWRSIAKGLPSDFGFPIAVHPHDPDTVYVVPHVGATRTCPDGAPAVWRSENGGGSWKRLAKGFPKKESFFTVLRDGMDIDETKTPALYFGTTTGQVWIGRDGGEKWDCLFDSLPPVNCVKVAVV; encoded by the coding sequence ATGCCGGAGAAAGTGATCCTCACCATCGGGACCAAGAAAGGTGTGTTCGTCGCCGAGTCGTCGAAGGCCCGCGGACGCTTCGCGCTGAGAGGGCCGTTCGGGCAGGGAGTCGCCGTCTACTCGACGCTCATCGACACACGCGGCAAGCCCCGCATCTACGCCTCGAGCTGCAACCCCTTCTTCGGCATGAAGGTCCTCGTCTCGACCGACCTCGGGAAGAAGTTCAAGGAGACGAAGTCGGCCCCGGCGTTTCCGAAAGAGGACGGCCGCGCCCTCGCCAACATCTGGTCTCTCGAGCCCGGCGACGGGAAGAACGACCTGTGGTGCGGCGTCGAGCCGGCGTCTCTCTTCCGGAGCGGGGACGGCGGCGACACGTGGGAGATGGTCGAGGGGATCAGCAACCACGATCACGCCCGCAAGTGGCAGCCCGGCAACGGCGGACTGTGCCTGCACACGATCGTTCGCTCCGGGAATCGCGTGCACCTCGGCATCTCGACCGGTGGCCACTACCTGAGCGAGGACGGCGGGAAGACCTTCACCGCGTCGAACAAGGGGGTCGGCGCCGGCTTCAACCCCGACCCGTACCCCGAGTTCGGCCAGTGCGTGCACAAGATCGTCGCCCCCAAGGCGGCACCGGGGCGCATGTACATGCAGAACCACGGCGGCTGGGCCGACTGGGAGGGGCCCGGCGGGAAACGCCCCGACATCGGCGTCCTCCGGAGCGACGATTACGGGAAGTCGTGGCGCTCGATCGCGAAGGGGCTCCCGTCGGACTTCGGCTTTCCGATCGCCGTCCACCCGCACGATCCCGACACCGTCTACGTCGTGCCGCACGTGGGGGCGACCCGGACCTGCCCCGACGGCGCCCCAGCGGTCTGGCGCAGCGAGAACGGCGGCGGATCCTGGAAGAGGCTCGCGAAGGGCTTCCCGAAGAAAGAGTCCTTCTTCACGGTGCTGCGCGACGGGATGGACATCGACGAGACGAAGACTCCGGCCCTCTACTTCGGCACGACGACCGGCCAGGTCTGGATCGGCCGCGACGGCGGCGAGAAGTGGGACTGCCTCTTCGACTCGCTCCCTCCGGTCAACTGCGTGAAGGTGGCGGTGGTGTGA
- a CDS encoding type II toxin-antitoxin system HicB family antitoxin — protein sequence MRTLTYLVRINKDPGSDWGASVPDLPGCVATGKTIDAALRRIQGAIELHLRGMRADGVRPPRPRHRTVVPRKTTRQVDFYATVQVAA from the coding sequence ATGCGAACGCTGACCTACCTGGTTCGGATCAACAAGGATCCCGGAAGCGATTGGGGCGCGTCGGTTCCCGATCTGCCCGGATGCGTGGCGACGGGGAAGACGATCGACGCCGCGCTGCGACGCATTCAGGGCGCCATCGAGCTTCATCTCCGCGGCATGCGAGCGGACGGAGTTCGGCCACCCCGTCCCCGCCATCGAACCGTCGTCCCGCGGAAGACGACGCGCCAGGTGGATTTCTACGCCACTGTCCAGGTCGCGGCCTGA
- a CDS encoding nitroreductase family protein produces MKRRAEEFYAEVRRRRTVRDFSDRPVPREVIESCLRAAGTAPNGANMQPWHFVAVHDPAIKRRIRLGAEAEEHAFYHGTAPQEWLDALAPLGTDENKPFLEIAPYLIVIFAQGFGVLPDGRKVKHYYAQESVGIATGILITALHHAGLASLTHTPSPMGFLNEILGRPSHERPFLILVTGYPAEGAMVPAITKKPIEEIATFV; encoded by the coding sequence ATGAAGCGGCGCGCGGAGGAGTTCTACGCGGAGGTCCGGCGGCGGCGAACGGTGCGGGATTTCTCCGACCGGCCGGTTCCGCGCGAGGTCATCGAGAGTTGCCTGCGCGCGGCGGGAACGGCCCCCAACGGCGCGAACATGCAGCCGTGGCACTTCGTCGCCGTCCACGACCCCGCGATCAAGCGGAGGATCCGCCTCGGAGCCGAGGCGGAAGAACATGCGTTCTACCACGGCACGGCGCCGCAGGAGTGGCTCGACGCCCTCGCCCCGCTCGGGACCGACGAGAACAAGCCCTTCCTCGAGATCGCACCGTACCTGATCGTGATCTTCGCCCAGGGGTTCGGGGTGCTTCCGGACGGCCGGAAGGTGAAGCACTACTACGCCCAGGAGTCGGTCGGCATCGCGACAGGAATCCTCATCACGGCCCTCCACCACGCCGGGCTCGCCTCCCTCACGCACACGCCGAGCCCGATGGGGTTCCTGAACGAGATCCTCGGGCGGCCGTCGCACGAGCGGCCGTTCCTCATTCTCGTGACGGGCTACCCGGCCGAGGGGGCCATGGTGCCGGCGATCACGAAGAAGCCGATCGAGGAGATCGCGACGTTCGTCTGA
- a CDS encoding DHCW motif cupin fold protein, with protein sequence MRFGNLPFTTTDWKAVPPVTYPGETGTAVWRTVEAGDVRVRIIEYSAGYLADHWCRRGHVILVLEGELITELEDGRVVTLTEGMSYQVADDVAPHRSRTETGARLFVVD encoded by the coding sequence ATGCGGTTCGGCAACCTCCCTTTCACGACCACCGACTGGAAGGCCGTGCCGCCGGTGACGTATCCGGGTGAAACCGGCACGGCCGTCTGGCGCACAGTCGAGGCCGGCGACGTCCGAGTGCGCATCATCGAGTACAGCGCGGGGTATCTCGCCGATCACTGGTGCCGCCGGGGGCACGTGATCCTCGTGCTCGAAGGGGAGCTGATCACTGAGCTCGAGGACGGCCGCGTGGTGACGCTCACCGAGGGGATGAGCTACCAGGTGGCCGACGATGTCGCGCCGCACCGATCACGGACCGAGACCGGAGCCCGGCTCTTCGTGGTGGACTAG
- a CDS encoding CPBP family intramembrane metalloprotease, whose translation MASAPDPFAEKLRGFGAAGVLSMLVVLAGQIVPPLGALLALAWTHRSRTPWRDVGYLRPKSWWLTIARGVAFGAALKIALKAIVMPLLGAPAVNPAYHFLEGNTAALPGMVLTMIFVAGFGEETLFRGFLFERLGKLMGRGAGARIAIVILTSAFFASLHFKEQGIAGVEQAIITGLVFGTMYSVTGCLWPVIVAHAAFDLTAVAVIYLGLEPAVAHLVFG comes from the coding sequence TTGGCCTCCGCGCCCGACCCCTTCGCCGAGAAGCTCCGCGGCTTCGGAGCGGCGGGCGTCCTCTCGATGCTGGTCGTTCTGGCCGGCCAGATCGTCCCGCCCCTCGGAGCCCTCCTCGCGCTCGCGTGGACCCATCGGTCGCGCACGCCGTGGCGCGACGTCGGATACCTCCGGCCGAAGAGCTGGTGGCTGACGATCGCCCGCGGCGTCGCCTTCGGTGCTGCGTTGAAGATCGCGCTGAAGGCGATCGTGATGCCCCTCCTCGGCGCCCCTGCCGTCAACCCGGCGTACCATTTCCTCGAGGGGAACACCGCGGCGCTCCCGGGGATGGTCCTCACCATGATCTTCGTCGCCGGGTTCGGGGAGGAGACGCTCTTCCGGGGGTTTCTCTTCGAGCGGCTCGGGAAGCTGATGGGACGCGGCGCCGGCGCGCGGATCGCGATCGTTATCCTCACCTCGGCTTTTTTCGCAAGCCTTCACTTCAAGGAGCAGGGGATCGCCGGCGTGGAGCAGGCGATCATCACCGGTCTCGTCTTCGGCACGATGTACTCGGTGACCGGGTGCCTCTGGCCGGTCATCGTCGCGCACGCCGCCTTCGACCTGACCGCGGTCGCCGTGATCTATCTGGGCCTCGAGCCCGCCGTCGCCCACCTCGTCTTCGGCTGA
- a CDS encoding class I SAM-dependent methyltransferase → MTTEQPAAAPDYGLDAPGVVRNMAIVGAAGLLVGTGALVGLLPKEWVGNLFGVVTLRLPLVGLGLGPGIGCAAMAVWMLWSSKVGKARERERLLDNVSWRGDERVLDVGCGRGVVLVGAARRLKSGAAFGIDLWQAEDLSGNRPSATVRNAQLEGVGDRVYVQTADMRSLPFRDRSFDVVTSCAAIHNLYKAEDREKAIREVARVLKPGGHAIISDIRHHGEYARAFASSGCGEARLTESRLVGAALGLITFGSLRPNTLVARKSH, encoded by the coding sequence GTGACGACAGAGCAGCCAGCCGCCGCCCCCGACTACGGCCTCGACGCCCCGGGTGTCGTGCGGAACATGGCGATCGTCGGGGCGGCGGGGCTGCTCGTCGGGACGGGCGCGCTGGTGGGCCTCCTCCCGAAGGAATGGGTTGGAAACCTGTTCGGGGTCGTCACGCTCCGCCTCCCGCTCGTGGGCTTAGGCCTCGGACCCGGCATCGGCTGCGCCGCCATGGCGGTCTGGATGCTCTGGTCGAGCAAGGTCGGGAAGGCGCGCGAGCGCGAGAGGCTGCTCGACAACGTCTCATGGCGCGGCGACGAGCGGGTGCTCGACGTCGGGTGCGGCCGCGGGGTGGTCCTCGTCGGCGCGGCGAGGAGACTGAAGAGCGGCGCGGCGTTCGGGATCGACCTCTGGCAGGCGGAGGACCTCTCCGGCAACCGACCGTCGGCGACGGTGCGGAACGCGCAGCTCGAGGGTGTGGGAGATCGCGTTTACGTCCAGACCGCCGACATGCGGTCTCTTCCCTTCCGCGATCGCTCCTTCGACGTCGTGACGTCCTGCGCGGCGATCCACAACCTCTACAAGGCCGAAGACCGCGAGAAGGCGATTCGCGAGGTCGCGCGCGTGCTGAAGCCGGGAGGGCACGCGATCATCTCGGACATCCGGCACCACGGCGAGTACGCGCGGGCGTTCGCGTCGAGCGGCTGCGGCGAGGCCCGGCTGACGGAGTCCCGGCTCGTCGGCGCGGCCCTCGGACTCATCACCTTCGGCTCGCTGCGGCCGAACACGCTGGTCGCGAGGAAATCGCACTGA
- a CDS encoding SRPBCC family protein has protein sequence MKRFDVQAIELSVPRATALEFIADPAQLPRWTSAFASVSPGRAVLRTPAGEVAIELKVSASPEHGTIDWRMVFPDRSVATAFSRLVAIDRDHCVYCFVLTPPPVPLERLEGALEAQSQTLAEELRRLKAILEDHG, from the coding sequence ATGAAACGCTTCGACGTGCAGGCCATCGAGCTTTCCGTCCCCCGTGCCACGGCGCTGGAGTTCATCGCCGATCCGGCGCAGTTGCCGAGGTGGACGAGCGCCTTCGCATCCGTCAGCCCCGGCCGGGCGGTCCTGCGAACGCCGGCCGGAGAGGTCGCGATCGAGTTGAAGGTGTCGGCTTCGCCCGAGCACGGGACGATCGACTGGCGCATGGTCTTCCCCGATCGGAGCGTTGCGACCGCCTTCTCGCGCCTCGTGGCGATCGACCGGGACCACTGCGTCTACTGCTTCGTCCTCACGCCGCCACCGGTCCCGCTGGAGCGCCTCGAGGGGGCGCTCGAGGCTCAGTCGCAGACGCTCGCCGAAGAGCTCCGAAGGCTCAAGGCGATCCTCGAGGACCATGGCTGA
- a CDS encoding RNA polymerase sigma factor: MAESRPAPRHPDLEADVARARGGDRDALESVVRAVQRDVHALAVRFLWHPQDAEDATQEILVRVITGLAGFRGDSAFTTWVYRLASNTLLTLRRQRMEERATSFDAFGEDLGRGLRDDPLRTEPGVDEALLLEEVKIGCTLAMLLCLDRGHRMAYILGEIVELDHREAAEVLEISKAAFRKRLSRARASITSFMTARCGLVNPDSACRCRRRVATAIDLGRVDPAKLLFASSLDQAKRFPQVLVKIRALEETRRAAALYRCHTEPQPSEGFVSWLRKTLE, from the coding sequence ATGGCTGAGAGTCGACCCGCGCCGAGGCATCCGGACCTGGAGGCCGACGTGGCCCGGGCCCGGGGTGGAGATCGCGACGCCCTGGAATCGGTGGTCCGCGCCGTGCAGCGCGACGTGCACGCTCTGGCGGTCCGGTTCCTCTGGCACCCGCAGGACGCCGAGGACGCGACGCAGGAGATCCTCGTGCGGGTCATCACAGGGCTTGCGGGCTTCCGCGGCGACAGCGCCTTCACGACCTGGGTCTATCGTCTTGCGTCCAACACCCTGCTGACGCTTCGAAGGCAGCGGATGGAGGAGCGTGCGACGAGCTTCGACGCCTTCGGCGAAGATCTGGGCCGGGGGCTCAGGGACGACCCGCTGCGCACCGAACCCGGCGTCGACGAGGCGCTGCTCCTGGAGGAGGTCAAGATAGGGTGCACGCTCGCGATGCTCCTCTGTCTCGATCGCGGCCATCGGATGGCGTACATCCTCGGGGAGATCGTCGAGCTGGATCACCGGGAGGCCGCGGAGGTGCTCGAGATCTCCAAGGCGGCCTTTCGCAAGCGGCTGTCCCGGGCGCGGGCGAGCATCACGTCGTTCATGACCGCGCGCTGCGGTCTGGTCAACCCGGACAGCGCGTGCCGATGTCGCCGGCGCGTCGCGACCGCGATCGATCTCGGCCGCGTCGATCCCGCGAAGCTGCTCTTCGCGTCGTCACTCGATCAGGCGAAGCGCTTCCCGCAGGTGCTGGTGAAAATCCGGGCGCTCGAGGAGACCCGGCGAGCGGCCGCGCTCTACAGATGCCACACGGAGCCGCAGCCCTCCGAGGGGTTCGTCTCCTGGTTGAGGAAGACGCTCGAGTGA
- a CDS encoding cupin domain-containing protein: MTPSRHDLDHLDDVQKDLAALHALGALDPEEEASFQEHLALCDACRAEVGGVEAALRDLPLAAPEVAPPASLRARVVERIQQAKQSDVVFALARDAVWTPTGIDGIETRRLFHDEADDRMTMLVRMAAGTTYPGHRHTEDEDCYVIEGDLTLNEVKLKGGDYVRANAGSLHRIVSTEKGCLLLIVASAHDELIGDGPAA, translated from the coding sequence ATGACGCCGTCTCGACACGATCTCGACCATCTCGACGATGTCCAGAAAGACCTCGCCGCGCTCCACGCCCTCGGCGCGCTCGATCCCGAAGAGGAGGCATCGTTTCAGGAGCACCTCGCGCTCTGCGACGCCTGCCGGGCCGAGGTGGGCGGCGTCGAGGCGGCGCTCCGGGACCTCCCGCTCGCCGCCCCCGAGGTGGCGCCGCCGGCATCGCTCCGCGCGCGGGTCGTGGAGAGAATTCAGCAGGCGAAGCAAAGCGACGTCGTCTTCGCCCTCGCCCGCGACGCCGTCTGGACGCCCACAGGCATCGACGGCATCGAGACGCGCCGCCTCTTCCACGACGAGGCCGACGATCGCATGACCATGCTCGTCCGCATGGCCGCCGGGACGACCTACCCCGGCCACCGGCACACCGAGGACGAGGACTGCTACGTCATCGAAGGGGACCTCACCCTGAACGAAGTGAAGCTGAAGGGGGGAGACTACGTCCGGGCGAACGCCGGAAGTCTCCACCGCATCGTCTCGACCGAGAAGGGGTGCCTCCTCCTCATCGTGGCGTCGGCCCACGACGAGCTGATCGGCGACGGCCCGGCGGCGTAA
- a CDS encoding sigma-70 family RNA polymerase sigma factor, with the protein MVTAEAGPLAPPPDPLAPLISRIASGSEQALGALYDATSSRVFGLTLKILRDRPAAEEATIDVYAQVWREASRFDLRRGSALAWLLNLARSRAIDIYRSRSRQSGPEEPLVDILHIADPSPGPESASLEMERARNVRAALRSLPPEQRRAVEAAYFSGMSHSEVAEALGEPLGTVKTRIRAALATLRRALVASDRGIA; encoded by the coding sequence TTGGTCACCGCCGAGGCCGGACCCCTGGCACCACCCCCCGACCCCCTCGCCCCCCTCATCTCCCGGATCGCCTCGGGAAGCGAGCAGGCCCTGGGGGCCCTGTACGATGCCACCAGCTCGAGGGTCTTCGGCCTCACGCTGAAGATCCTGCGGGACAGGCCGGCGGCGGAGGAGGCGACCATCGACGTTTACGCCCAGGTGTGGCGAGAGGCATCCCGCTTCGACCTCCGCCGGGGAAGCGCGCTCGCGTGGCTCCTCAACCTGGCGCGGTCGCGGGCCATCGACATCTATCGCTCGCGCTCCCGCCAATCGGGGCCCGAAGAGCCTCTCGTCGACATCCTTCACATCGCCGACCCGAGCCCGGGGCCGGAGTCGGCGTCGCTCGAGATGGAGAGAGCCCGGAACGTGCGCGCGGCGCTGCGCTCTCTCCCGCCGGAGCAGCGGCGGGCTGTCGAGGCGGCCTACTTCTCCGGGATGAGCCACTCGGAGGTCGCCGAGGCCCTCGGGGAGCCTCTCGGGACCGTCAAGACGAGAATCCGCGCCGCCCTCGCAACTCTGCGCCGCGCCCTGGTCGCGTCGGATAGGGGAATCGCATGA
- the mdh gene encoding malate dehydrogenase: MRYKVTVVGAGNVGATAAQRIAQKGYADVVLVDIIEGVPQGKALDLMQSGPVEGYDVRITGSNGYDETAGSDVVVITAGLARKPGMSRDDLLLKNQEIVGGVTREVAKRSPKSILVVVSNPLDAMAQVAKVVSGFPRERVVGMAGILDSARFRTFIAMEMNISSDNVQALVLGGHGDTMVPLPRFTTVAGVPITELLTKEVIARLVKRTQEGGAEIVSYLKTGSAYYAPSAAVVEMVDSILTDRKKILPCAAYLQGEYGIKGLFCGVPVKLGAGGVEKILELPLNADERGMLEKSAASVRELVGIMKI, from the coding sequence ATGCGCTACAAGGTCACCGTGGTCGGCGCCGGCAACGTCGGCGCCACGGCAGCCCAGAGGATCGCCCAGAAGGGTTACGCCGACGTCGTGCTCGTGGACATCATCGAGGGGGTCCCGCAGGGGAAGGCGCTCGACCTCATGCAGTCCGGGCCGGTCGAGGGGTACGACGTCAGGATCACAGGCTCGAACGGCTACGACGAGACGGCGGGCTCCGACGTCGTCGTCATCACGGCGGGGCTCGCGCGCAAGCCCGGCATGAGCCGCGACGATCTCCTCCTCAAGAACCAGGAGATTGTGGGGGGCGTCACGCGCGAGGTCGCGAAGCGGTCGCCGAAGTCGATCCTCGTCGTCGTGAGCAACCCGCTCGACGCGATGGCCCAGGTCGCGAAGGTCGTCTCGGGCTTTCCGCGCGAGAGGGTCGTCGGCATGGCCGGCATCCTCGACTCCGCGAGGTTCCGCACCTTCATCGCGATGGAGATGAACATCTCGTCCGACAACGTCCAGGCGCTGGTCCTCGGGGGGCACGGCGACACGATGGTGCCGCTCCCGCGCTTCACGACCGTCGCCGGCGTCCCGATCACCGAGCTCCTGACGAAGGAGGTCATCGCGCGCCTCGTGAAGCGGACGCAGGAGGGGGGGGCCGAGATCGTCTCCTACCTCAAGACGGGGAGCGCCTACTACGCCCCGTCGGCCGCGGTCGTCGAGATGGTGGATTCAATCCTCACCGACCGGAAGAAGATCCTCCCGTGCGCCGCGTACCTTCAAGGGGAGTACGGGATCAAGGGCCTCTTCTGCGGCGTCCCGGTCAAGCTCGGGGCGGGCGGCGTCGAGAAGATCCTCGAGCTGCCGCTGAACGCCGACGAGAGGGGGATGCTCGAGAAGTCCGCGGCGTCGGTGAGGGAGCTGGTGGGGATCATGAAGATCTGA
- the icd gene encoding isocitrate dehydrogenase (NADP(+)), whose amino-acid sequence MRFDKISPPAGGERIEHRNRRLVVPDHPIIPYIEGDGVGPDIWAAASRVFDAAVKSAYSGARSIAWFEIFAGEKAVAKYGEILPKDTFEAVRQHLVAIKGPLTTPVGGGFRSLNVTLRLELSLYACIRPVRYFRGVPSPVLHPEYLDVVLFRENTEDVYAGIEWKEGTDEARKVIAFLSREMGKSIPADSGIGVKPISRTASQRLIRRALQYALDRGKSSVTLVHKGNIQKFTEGAFRDWGYQLAATEFKDRVVTESDLESAHGGKLPKGTILLKDRIADAMFQQVLLRPKEYSVLATPNLNGDYLSDACAAQVGGLGMAPGANMSDEIAFFEATHGSAPKYTGQDKINPGSVILSGVMMLEHLGWQEAADLVTRSLEETILAKTVTYDLARQMEGAQEVSCSRFADEIIRRIG is encoded by the coding sequence ATGAGATTCGACAAGATATCACCGCCCGCTGGAGGCGAAAGAATCGAGCACCGGAACCGCCGCCTCGTCGTCCCCGACCACCCCATCATCCCCTACATCGAGGGGGATGGTGTGGGCCCCGACATCTGGGCCGCCGCGTCGAGGGTCTTCGACGCCGCCGTGAAGAGCGCCTACTCGGGGGCCCGCTCGATCGCCTGGTTCGAGATCTTCGCCGGGGAGAAGGCGGTGGCGAAGTACGGCGAGATCCTCCCGAAAGACACCTTCGAGGCGGTGAGGCAGCACCTCGTCGCCATCAAGGGGCCGCTGACGACGCCGGTGGGGGGCGGCTTCCGCTCCCTCAACGTGACGCTGCGCCTCGAGCTGAGCCTCTACGCCTGCATCCGCCCCGTCAGGTACTTCCGCGGCGTCCCGAGCCCCGTGCTCCATCCCGAGTACCTCGACGTCGTCCTCTTCCGCGAGAACACCGAGGACGTCTACGCCGGCATCGAGTGGAAGGAGGGGACCGACGAGGCGCGCAAGGTCATCGCCTTCCTGTCGCGCGAGATGGGGAAGTCGATCCCGGCCGACTCCGGAATCGGCGTGAAGCCGATCAGCCGCACGGCGAGCCAGCGCCTCATCCGGCGCGCCCTCCAGTACGCCCTCGATCGCGGGAAGAGCAGCGTGACGCTCGTCCACAAGGGGAACATCCAGAAGTTCACGGAGGGGGCCTTCCGCGACTGGGGGTACCAGCTCGCCGCGACCGAGTTCAAGGATCGCGTCGTGACCGAATCCGACCTCGAGTCGGCGCACGGCGGGAAGCTTCCGAAGGGGACGATTCTCCTCAAGGACCGGATCGCCGACGCGATGTTCCAGCAGGTCCTGCTCCGCCCGAAGGAGTACAGCGTCCTCGCCACCCCGAACCTGAACGGCGACTACCTGAGCGACGCCTGCGCCGCGCAGGTCGGAGGCCTGGGGATGGCGCCCGGCGCGAACATGAGCGACGAGATCGCCTTCTTCGAGGCGACGCACGGCTCGGCGCCGAAGTACACGGGGCAGGACAAAATCAACCCGGGTTCGGTGATCCTCTCCGGCGTCATGATGCTCGAGCACCTCGGGTGGCAGGAGGCGGCCGATCTCGTCACGCGGTCGCTCGAGGAGACGATCCTCGCGAAGACCGTCACGTACGATCTCGCCCGGCAGATGGAGGGAGCGCAGGAAGTGAGCTGCTCCCGCTTCGCCGACGAGATCATCAGGCGAATCGGCTGA
- a CDS encoding amidase — MSPVNEALLDLGVVELAVKIRAHKVSPTELAEASVARIARFDPELHAFVTVTRELALAQARKAEVELAAGRDRGPLHGIPFGAKDLVSTAGIRTTWGATPYADQVPKQDATVIRRLRDAGAVLVGKCAMIELAGGMGYDIAGASLTGAARNPWDTGRWTCGSSSGSGAAVSGRLVPFAIGSETWGSIVCPSSFCGITGLRPTYGRVSRHGAMALAWTLDKLGPMARSAADCEAVFEAIAGVDPEDPSSADEPLGSPMDLAAARKLKVGVLRTDLPKNADPAVAAAFETALDDLRRAGVSIEEVALPKFPFEEAAWVLVVAEGAASFESLFDTGKVRSLADPGAGLAQPTSKMVLATDYLKAMRIRTVAQRAMADLYAEWDAIVGLATHYTASPIDAKLSEYFSESDPLGGTGNLCGLPALAVPCGHGADGLPVAMVFMTGAFEERKALALGKLYQSATDWHTRKPPLLTREG; from the coding sequence ATGAGCCCCGTGAACGAGGCCCTCCTCGATCTCGGCGTCGTCGAGCTGGCGGTGAAGATCCGCGCGCACAAGGTGTCGCCGACGGAGCTCGCGGAGGCCAGCGTCGCGCGCATCGCCCGATTCGATCCCGAACTCCACGCCTTCGTCACGGTCACGCGCGAGCTCGCGCTGGCGCAGGCGCGGAAGGCCGAGGTCGAGCTCGCGGCCGGGCGCGACCGCGGGCCGCTCCACGGCATCCCCTTCGGCGCGAAGGATCTCGTCTCGACCGCCGGCATCCGCACGACCTGGGGGGCCACGCCGTACGCGGATCAGGTCCCGAAGCAGGACGCGACCGTCATCCGGCGCCTCCGCGACGCGGGGGCCGTCCTCGTCGGCAAGTGCGCGATGATCGAGCTGGCCGGCGGCATGGGGTACGACATCGCCGGGGCGTCGCTCACGGGGGCCGCGCGCAACCCGTGGGACACCGGGCGCTGGACGTGCGGGTCATCCTCGGGATCGGGAGCGGCGGTGTCGGGACGGCTCGTCCCCTTCGCCATCGGCTCCGAGACCTGGGGCTCCATCGTCTGCCCGTCGTCCTTCTGCGGCATCACGGGGCTGAGGCCGACCTACGGCCGCGTCTCGCGCCACGGCGCGATGGCCCTCGCGTGGACCCTCGACAAGCTCGGGCCGATGGCCCGCTCGGCCGCAGACTGCGAGGCGGTCTTCGAGGCGATCGCCGGCGTCGATCCCGAAGACCCTTCGAGCGCCGACGAGCCGCTCGGATCCCCGATGGATCTCGCCGCCGCGCGGAAGCTGAAGGTCGGCGTCCTGCGCACAGACCTGCCGAAGAACGCCGACCCGGCCGTCGCCGCGGCCTTCGAGACGGCCCTCGACGACCTGCGGCGCGCCGGCGTCTCCATCGAGGAGGTCGCCCTGCCGAAGTTCCCCTTCGAGGAGGCGGCGTGGGTTCTCGTCGTCGCCGAAGGGGCCGCGTCGTTCGAGTCGCTCTTCGACACCGGGAAGGTCCGGTCGCTCGCCGATCCGGGCGCGGGTCTGGCGCAGCCGACATCGAAGATGGTCCTCGCGACCGACTACCTGAAGGCGATGCGCATCCGCACCGTGGCGCAGCGCGCCATGGCCGACCTGTATGCCGAGTGGGACGCGATCGTCGGCCTCGCCACGCACTACACCGCGTCGCCGATCGACGCGAAGCTCTCGGAGTATTTCTCGGAGTCGGATCCCCTCGGGGGAACGGGAAACCTCTGCGGCCTCCCCGCCCTCGCCGTGCCGTGCGGCCACGGCGCCGACGGCCTTCCCGTCGCGATGGTCTTCATGACGGGGGCGTTCGAGGAGAGGAAGGCGCTCGCCCTCGGGAAACTCTACCAGTCGGCGACCGACTGGCACACGAGGAAGCCGCCGCTCCTCACGCGGGAAGGTTGA